The Planctomycetota bacterium DNA window CGCCGGCTATGTGCAGGCCGGCACCAGCCTGGGCGCGGTGATTGACGGCCTGTGCCGCGACTTCCACAACGTGCGCCCCACCGACGCCGCCGGCACGCCCGCCGCCGACCTGCCTCTGATGCAGCGCGTGCGCTCGCACAAGGACATCCACCTCGTCTACTGCATCACCTACTCGCCCAACCCCGAGTGGATCAGCTTCGCCAACGGCCAGTTCAAGCTGCCTGTGGCCTTCGGCTGCATGAGCATCATGTCGCCCTATTACTCGACCTACATAGACAGCGGGCAGCTCTGCGGCATGCTCGTGGGCAATCGCGGCGCCGCCGAGTACGAGGCGCTCAACCAGCACCTCGCCGAGGGCACCACCCTCATCACCGCCGGCTCCTTCGGCAACTGCGCCATCATCCTCGCCGCCCTGCTCGGCAACCTGGGCTTCTGGGCCTCCCGTCGCCAGCGGAGGAAGAGCCCATGACCGACCCGCTGGCCCTCTGGATCGGAGCCTTTGTCACCCTGGTGGTCTTCAGCTACCTGGCGAAGGACAACCCGTTCTACCGCCTCGTGCAGCAGGCGGCCCTCGGCGCCTCGGTGGGCATCGGCATCGTGGTGGCCTGGCAGCAGGTGCTCTACCCGATGTGGCTCACGCCCATCCGCGAAGCGCTGGCCGGCCGCGCGGCGTGGACGGGCGCCCTGTGGCTCCTCGCCCTCGTGCCGGGGTCGTTGTGGTACTTCCAGCTCTCCAAGCGCTGGTTCTGGGCGAGCCGCCTCGTCAGCGGCCTCTTCCTCGGCGTGGCGGCCGGCCTGGCCTTCAAGGGCCAGATTCTCCTCATCCTGCCGCAGATCGGCGCGAGCCTGAAGCCGCTGAACCCCTTCGCCGGCCCCGTGGGCTTCTCGATGGCCTCTCTGGCCGCCTGCGCCAGCAACCTCATCTTCCTCGCCGGCCTGCTCGCCACGCTGCTCTACTTCTTCTTCTCGGTGCGCAGCGATCACCCGCTGCTCCAGCGGCCCATGCGCTTCGGCCGCCTGATGATCATGGTCTGCCTGGGCGCCATGTTCAGCAACACGGTGATGACCCGCATGGCCTACCTGATCGAGCGTCTCCAGTTCCTGATCGAGCGGGTAGGGGAGATTGCCGGGCTGTTGTAGGCGGCCTCACGGCTTGCGGGCGCGGAGGCGCTCGAGGGCCTTCTTGGCGGCCTCGTGGTTGGGGTCGAGGGCGACCACGCGCTCCAGCTCATCCTGCGCCTGGGTGAGAAGCTGCACGCTGGCGCACCACTTGGCCAGCTCGAAGAGGGCCTCGGCCCGCTCGCCGGCCTCGTAGCGGCGCCGCACATAGGTGGCCATTTTGTCGGTGCGTGGGCTCGTGATGCGGCTGCCGCCGACCATGAGGGTCCACGTGCTGCCGGCCCGCCCCACGCCCACGCAGGCGCCGCCCGAGATCATGATCTTGTGGTGGCCCTGCGAGTAGTACCAGCCTGTGAAGGCCCCCACGCCGGTGCTCTGGCCGCCGGCGATGCACTCGCCATTCGAGCCGGTCTGCTCGCGCCCGGCGCGCATCCAGGGGGTCTTGAGGCTTTCCGTGGGCGAGTCGTGCGCGAAGTACTTCTTCGCCACCATCTCCTCGCTGTGCTTCTTGCCGGCGATGACGAGCCGGAGATCGATCTCCATCGGGGCCAGGCCGATGAGGAGGCGGTGGACGTTCAGCCGCGCGATGCAGGCGGCCTCGCCGGGGTCGATCCAGCCGCCGACGAGCTGGTTCGTCTCGATGAGCGACGAGTGGCGCGGGCTGCCCGCGAAGCGGTTGACCACGACGAGCGCGCATTCCTGGTCCCACAGCTCCTCGCTCCAGCCGTGGCGCAGGCCGGCCTGGACCGCGTAGCCCTCGAGCTCGTGCACGCTGGCGCGGAGGGCCTTGTACTTCTCGGCCTCGCCGACCGCGGCCATCGCCTCGTCGAAGGCCTTCTGGATCGGGGCCATCACCTCGTCGAGCTTCTCCTTGCTGAAGGCGTTGCCG harbors:
- a CDS encoding CAP domain-containing protein gives rise to the protein MFPRLLHVRSRVAARGALALGALLAAALRVASVAPAAGGEASSPAQAFVRALESATATPEQRAEAWKALTEGDKKPPRAVAEALDRARERAWQRLASAVGSLGSLKPLAGLRGALGPHQAKARDFVNGNAFSKEKLDEVMAPIQKAFDEAMAAVGEAEKYKALRASVHELEGYAVQAGLRHGWSEELWDQECALVVVNRFAGSPRHSSLIETNQLVGGWIDPGEAACIARLNVHRLLIGLAPMEIDLRLVIAGKKHSEEMVAKKYFAHDSPTESLKTPWMRAGREQTGSNGECIAGGQSTGVGAFTGWYYSQGHHKIMISGGACVGVGRAGSTWTLMVGGSRITSPRTDKMATYVRRRYEAGERAEALFELAKWCASVQLLTQAQDELERVVALDPNHEAAKKALERLRARKP